One Kushneria konosiri genomic window, TTGGAACGGCCGGCATGGCCTCACGTACCATGTCGATACTCAAGTGCGTGTTCTGGCGCACGCCGGCGGCCGCCCCCAGACAGGTGATATAGACCACGATCAGCAGCGAGGACTGCTCAACCCAGGTGGGCGTGTCGTTAAGCACGTAACGGCCAAAGACCAGCCAGCCGAACGAGGCAATCAGAAAGACCAGCAGCGCTCCGGAGACCACGATGCACAGATGGGCCAGGCCATCGAGCATGCGCCCTGCCATGCCTGCTTGAGCATGCTCCTCGGGAATGTCCCGAATCTGATCGGTAGAGCTATCCATGAGACCTGTACTCCCGGGCAGGCTCCACCATCAGCAGCGGAGCGCGCCCTTCGCGGTAGTGGCGTTATTGTGCGTTGCGAATATCGTTGAGCAGCGGCTCAAGATCGGGATGTTCCTTGATGAAGGCGGCGTAGATCGGCTCCATTTTTGCCTGAAAGGCCGGCTTGTCTACCTCGTTGATTTTGGCACCGGCTGCGATGACGTCCTCGCGACTCTTTTTGGAACCTTCTGCCCAGAGCTTGCGCTGAAGCGTTGCGGCATCAAGTGCGGCCTTGCGCACAATCTCCTGATCCTGCTCGGACAGCTTGTCCCAGCTTCTTTTGGCAATACACAGGCACTCGGGCAGGATCAGGTGCTGGGTTTCGGAGTAGTACTTCGCGATTTCATCGTGCCCGCTGGATTCGTAGGAAGGAAAATTGTTTTCCGCCCCGTCAATGACGCCGGTCTTGAGCGACTGATATACCTCGCCATAGGACATGGGTGTGGCGTTTCCGCCCAGCGCATTGATCATGTCCACATAGAGGTCATTGTTCATGACGCGAACCTTGAGCCCCTGCATGTCTTCGGGCTCATTGATGGGACGTTTGGTGTTGTAGACGCTGCGCGCCCCGGAATCGAACCAGGACAGGGCCACCAGCCCCTTCTGTTCCAGTGCGTCGGCAAACCGCTTGCCGATCTCGCCATCCATGACCTTGTGCATGGCATCGACATCCTTGAACAGAAACGGCAGCGACAGCACATCGGTTGCCGGCACGATCGGACCCATCGGCCCCATATTGAAGTTGGCAAAGTTCAGCGCCCCACTACGGGTCTGCTCAATGGCATCGGGTTGATCACCCAGTACCCCATTGTGATAGACCTTTGCCTTGACGCGTCCCTCCGTATTCTCGGTGACTTCCTTGACGAAGCTGTCGAGCGCCTCACTGTTGGGGTAACCCGGCGGATGAGCGTTCCAGCCACGCCAGTTATCGGCCTGCGCGGGCAGCGTCGTGATGGCCATGACGCCAGCCACGGCCGCGGCCTGAAGATAACGAACAGGGGTGGAGGATAATCTGATCGACATGGCATGCTCTCCTGGCGGTGAGTAAAGGGGTTTTCGCCAATCAACGTGTTCCCCGTACGCTGGGCGGAAGGTAGCCATGTCCAGTGAGCATTGAGCGACCCGATTCGGGCGGGTCACCTGCTGACTATAAGAGGCCTGTTCGGATGGGAATGGCATGGCTGGCATGCAATTTGTCATACATCATATCAATGACACCACTATACGATGTGTCATTGGACCTTGTATGTAGAACATACACCTTGACTTTATCCTGCCCGTTTCCACCGTCCACGCAGCCCTTTTATGAAAAAAGGGAGCGCCCTGCTGGGCGCTCCCTTTTGATCATCAGGATCTCATCGACAGGTGATGGGATCCTAGCGGCGTGCAATGATCCAGATGGCATGAATGATGCCGGGAATGTAGCCCAGCAGAGTCAACAGGATGTTGACCCAGAACTGCAGCCCGAGACCTACCTGAAGGAAAACGCCAACCGGGGGCAGCAAAATGGCAAAAATGATTCTGATGATGTCCATATCTTGGCCTCACTTCATTAATGAAGGTGTTTTAACGACGCCAGTCCTGCCGCCGTGTGGATACGGATATGAGGGTCGTCAGTACCAAAGGCAAGGCCATGCCCCAAAGCGCCTTGCCACAAGCCTGTTCTCATATCCGCGTGCAAGGAGCGCAAGTGTAGACGCTCACGAATGATCACGCGATCAGCCAAGGCGTGGCTGACCATTGGAAGCCATCAGGCCGCCATCAACCGGCAGGTTGACACCGTTGACAAAGCGCGCGTCGTGACTGGCCAGAAACACGATGACATCGCCGACTTCTTCAGCCTCGGCCGCGCGTCCGAGCGGCAGGCGATCGGCAAAGGCCTTCATGATGTCCTCATTACCGGTAATCCCGCTGGTCAAATCGCTTCGTGTGATGCTGGGACAGACCGCATTGATGCGCACGCCCTCATGACCATAATCCAGCGCCATGGCACGCGTCAGATTGCTCACCGCCCCCTTGGAAGCGTTGTACATGCTCATGTTCCAGTCACCGCCCAGCCCTGACACGGAGGAGACGTTCACGATCGCTCCCTTCGTTTTTAAAAGCTCGGGGAGTGCGGCGCGGCTGGCATAAAACACGCCATCGACATTGATGCTCATCACCTGCTTCCAGTCATCAATGCTGGCCTCGTGCACCTTCCCTCCCGGCGCCACACCCGCGTTGTTGACCAGAACATCGATCTGCCCGAACCGACTGACCACGTCGGTCACCAGCTGATTCATCGCCTCGTCATTGGCAACGTCTGCCACGTAAACCAGTGTCTCACCGTCGATGCTGTCGGCCACCCGATCCAGCTTCTCTTTCGTGCGACCAATCAGGACCACTGTGGCGCCTTCGCTGGCAAAACGCCGGGCTGCCGCTTCACCGATGCCTGAACCCGCGCCGGTGACCATGACTACCTTGTCGTCAAAGCGTTTCATCGTAACTCCTGTTTGCGATGCGTGTTGCCGTTAAATTACTCAATATAACGGTATAAAAATTTAGCAGGGGGACTTCTGCAAACTGGCCTGAGAGACGTTGCTGTGGGGTTCGACGCTTCGCGTCAGCCACACGTTACCGCCAATGATCGAGTCGTGCCCGATCGTGACGCGGCCCAGAATGGTGGCCCCGGCATAGATGACCACATCGTTTTCCACGATCGGATGGCGCGCATGCCCCTTCTCCAGCTGACCGCTTTCATCGGCCGGAAAGCGTTTGGCCCCCAGCGTGACGGCCTGATAGATCCGGACGCGATCGCCGATAATGGCAGTTTCACCGATGACCACACCGGTCCCGTGATCGATGAAAAAGCCCGAACCGATACTGGCGCCGGGATGAATGTCGATCCCCGTGGCCGAGTGGGCGGCTTCAGACACCATCCGGGCCAGAAGCGGCGCGCCGGTCGAATAGAGCTGATGTGCCAGGCGGTGATAGATGATGGCGGTGATGCCCGGATAGCACAAAAGCACCTCATCCACGCTGCGTGCGGCCGGGTCACCGCGATAGGCCGCCATGATGTCGATGTCCAGCCAGTGACGAATGGTCGGCAGTTTGGCGCCGAAATCACGCACGATGCTGATGGCCTGCTCGGAATGGTCCTGCGGCGCTTCACCACGACGCATGGCGGTATGATCAAGCTCCAGCAGGACCTGATCGAGCAGCGC contains:
- a CDS encoding TRAP transporter small permease, with the protein product MDSSTDQIRDIPEEHAQAGMAGRMLDGLAHLCIVVSGALLVFLIASFGWLVFGRYVLNDTPTWVEQSSLLIVVYITCLGAAAGVRQNTHLSIDMVREAMPAVPRVIMCHIADLFVLIFGAFMAWQGSILVLDNTSRAIPMIGLTESWRAAPLAICGVLMVLFAGANILERLTHTTRG
- a CDS encoding TRAP transporter substrate-binding protein gives rise to the protein MSIRLSSTPVRYLQAAAVAGVMAITTLPAQADNWRGWNAHPPGYPNSEALDSFVKEVTENTEGRVKAKVYHNGVLGDQPDAIEQTRSGALNFANFNMGPMGPIVPATDVLSLPFLFKDVDAMHKVMDGEIGKRFADALEQKGLVALSWFDSGARSVYNTKRPINEPEDMQGLKVRVMNNDLYVDMINALGGNATPMSYGEVYQSLKTGVIDGAENNFPSYESSGHDEIAKYYSETQHLILPECLCIAKRSWDKLSEQDQEIVRKAALDAATLQRKLWAEGSKKSREDVIAAGAKINEVDKPAFQAKMEPIYAAFIKEHPDLEPLLNDIRNAQ
- a CDS encoding YqaE/Pmp3 family membrane protein codes for the protein MDIIRIIFAILLPPVGVFLQVGLGLQFWVNILLTLLGYIPGIIHAIWIIARR
- a CDS encoding SDR family NAD(P)-dependent oxidoreductase; translation: MKRFDDKVVMVTGAGSGIGEAAARRFASEGATVVLIGRTKEKLDRVADSIDGETLVYVADVANDEAMNQLVTDVVSRFGQIDVLVNNAGVAPGGKVHEASIDDWKQVMSINVDGVFYASRAALPELLKTKGAIVNVSSVSGLGGDWNMSMYNASKGAVSNLTRAMALDYGHEGVRINAVCPSITRSDLTSGITGNEDIMKAFADRLPLGRAAEAEEVGDVIVFLASHDARFVNGVNLPVDGGLMASNGQPRLG
- the epsC gene encoding serine O-acetyltransferase EpsC, coding for MARLNHYSKADHAIDWQLDNVVHDLRNAREQWRADHGRTNESGGRSLPSREIINEVVEEVIGAVFPMRLGPSNLRHHSEDYFVGYTLDAALNALLDQVLLELDHTAMRRGEAPQDHSEQAISIVRDFGAKLPTIRHWLDIDIMAAYRGDPAARSVDEVLLCYPGITAIIYHRLAHQLYSTGAPLLARMVSEAAHSATGIDIHPGASIGSGFFIDHGTGVVIGETAIIGDRVRIYQAVTLGAKRFPADESGQLEKGHARHPIVENDVVIYAGATILGRVTIGHDSIIGGNVWLTRSVEPHSNVSQASLQKSPC